AAGAAAAAAATTATAGGGCAGTAGGGTTAAAGCCTATAGCTACTGGCGGCATGCCAAATGAAGATGCATTATTACTTCATCAGAATTCTTCAATAATTTTAGATTATAATACAATCAATCCATTTTGTTTGAATATGCCAATTTCACCTAATATTGCGTCAGACATTGAAGGTATAGATTTGAATATAAATAACATTTTAGCAAGTCTAAAACTAGATGAAATAAATGCCGATATTATACTAATTGAAGGCTCTGGAGGTGTTGAGGTTCCAATTAATAATACTGAGACCATGCTAGATTTAGCCTATAATCTTGATATACCGATTATTGTGGTGGTTGGTATAAAACTTGGGTGTA
This DNA window, taken from Alphaproteobacteria bacterium 33-17, encodes the following:
- a CDS encoding dethiobiotin synthase, with protein sequence MRFFICGTDTNIGKTYVTVQLLKHFKEKNYRAVGLKPIATGGMPNEDALLLHQNSSIILDYNTINPFCLNMPISPNIASDIEGIDLNINNILASLKLDEINADIILIEGSGGVEVPINNTETMLDLAYNLDIPIIVVVGIKLGCINHAILSHKAIINKGAKFAGWIANIIDPDNLETEAVIDTIKNYINAHCLGRVEYGGEITLHMSFTIYNLNEIR